CATGTCGATGGACGCGGGCGACCTGCAGCTCCAGAGTCTCGCTCACGGCGTCGTGACGCTGGAGCAGCGGCCCCCGGTCTACGGCGCCGATCGCCGCCGGCTGCGCGTCGTCAAGCTCCGCGGATCGCCGTTCATCGGGGGATTTCACGATTTGAGGATCGAAACCGGGGGTCTGCGGGTCTTCCCGCGGCTCACGGCGGCCGACTACCCGCATCTCAAGAGCGAGGAAATGATCTCGAGCGGCAACGCGGAGATCGACACCCTGATGGGCGGCGGCCTCGAGTTCGGAACGAGCACGCTGATCCTCGGCCCGGCCGGCACCGGAAAGTCGGCGCTGGCGTCGTTGTACGCGCACTCGGCCGCCCGCAGCGGCCACAAGTCGATCTTCTTCCTCTTCGAGGAAGGCCTCGGCACGTTCTTCTCACGGGCGCGCGCGCTCGGTGTGGACCTCCTTCCTCTCACCGAGGAGGGAATCGTCGCGGTTCGCCACGTCGACCCCGCCGAGCTCATGCCGGGCGAGCTCGTCGAGCAGGTCCGCGACGCGGTCGAGAGTTCCGGTGTGCGGATGGTCGTCATCGACAGCGTCGGCGGATATCTCGCCGCGATGCTCGACGAGAATTTCCTCGTCTCGCAGATGCACGAGTTCCTGAACTACTTGCGGCGCCGCGGCGTGGTCGTGATCCTGGTCATGGCCCAGCACGGCTTCCTCGGCCCCGGGATGGCGACGCCGGTCGACGTGAGCTATCTCGCCGACAACGTCGTCCTGCTCCGGTATTTCGAGGCGGGCGGGCAGCTTCACAAGGCGGTTTCGGTCGTCAAGAAGCGCGCCGGGATGCACGAGCGGGCAATCCGCGAGTACCGGATCGACGCGGGCGGAATTCGCGCGGGAGAGCCGCTCGCCGAGTTCTCGGGGCTCATGACCGGGACGCCGCGCTTCATCGGACGCAAGGAAACGCTCCTGCGGGGCGCCGATCGGCCGCCGGAAAACGAAGACGACGGGCCGTCGGAACACGAGGATGCGCCGAAATACGGGGGGCGATGAGCCTTCGGAACAGACGTCGGGAGGAGACGATCCTGGTTCTCGCGCCCCGCGGCCGGGATGGAGCGCTCGCGCGAGACATGCTCGAGAGCGAGGGGCTGGCGGCCCAACTCTGCTCCGACCTCCCGGAATTCTGCGGCGAGATGCCGGAGGCGGGCGCTGGTCTCATCACGGAAGAAGCGCTCGTCCCGCACTTCGAACGTCTCGCGCGGGCTATCCGCGACCAGCCGCCGTGGTCCGACTTCCCGCTCGTCGTGTTCCGCGCGGCGGAGCCCGATTCGGGAGGGCACCTTCTCGAGATGCTCGAGTACCTGGGCAACGTCACTCTCCTCGACCGTCCCGTCCGCAAGCTCAATCTCGCCACCGCGGCGCTCGCCGGGCTTCGCGCGCGCCGGCGCCAGTACCAGCTGCGCGACCTCCTCCTGGATCTCCAGGAGAGCGTCCTCCAGCGCGACCGGTTCCTCGCGATGCTCGGGCACGAGCTCCGGAATCCCCTCGGCGCGATCATGGCCGCGGCCGAGCTCTCGCGGCGGCGCAAATCGGCGGAGCCCTCCGCCGAGATCGGGATCATCCAGCGACAGAGCCGGCATCTCGCGCGGCTCGTCGACGACCTGCTCGACGTCTCCCGGGTCACCTCGGGGAAGATCGTTCTCGAGAAGATCTCGGTCGAGCTCGCCGACCTCGCCGAACGCTGCGTCCAGTCTCTCGCTCCGGCGGCCCGGGCGCAGCGGCTGGACGTCGCCGTCTTCGCCGACCACGACGTCCGCGTCGAGGGAGACCCGGTGCGGCTCGAGCAGATCGTCACGAACGTCGTCAACAACGCGATCAAGTACACGCCGCCCGGCGGGCGGGTGACGATCGAGGTGCGCCGCGACGGCGGGCGCGCGCTCGTCGCGGTTCGCGACACCGGCGCCGGGATCGCGCCCGAGATGCTCCCGAACATCTTCAATCTCTTCGCGCAGGCGCAGGACACGCTCGACCGCGCCCAGGGCGGCATGG
This genomic window from Thermoanaerobaculia bacterium contains:
- a CDS encoding hybrid sensor histidine kinase/response regulator, which encodes MSLRNRRREETILVLAPRGRDGALARDMLESEGLAAQLCSDLPEFCGEMPEAGAGLITEEALVPHFERLARAIRDQPPWSDFPLVVFRAAEPDSGGHLLEMLEYLGNVTLLDRPVRKLNLATAALAGLRARRRQYQLRDLLLDLQESVLQRDRFLAMLGHELRNPLGAIMAAAELSRRRKSAEPSAEIGIIQRQSRHLARLVDDLLDVSRVTSGKIVLEKISVELADLAERCVQSLAPAARAQRLDVAVFADHDVRVEGDPVRLEQIVTNVVNNAIKYTPPGGRVTIEVRRDGGRALVAVRDTGAGIAPEMLPNIFNLFAQAQDTLDRAQGGMGIGLTLVRNLATLHGGAVEASSEGLGRGSEFRIFLPLAAGEPAAAPGAPGEEPAPDAAGRRVVLVEDNADLRESIRQLLELDGHVVATAADGPDGLELIRSVRPEVALIDIGLPRLDGYAVAERARAELGRELRLVALTGYGQAEDRERAALAGFDGHLTKPITGRALRRALGAAARRPSSARA
- a CDS encoding ATPase domain-containing protein; this encodes MNETEKIARRAPTGVPGMDEILGGGLPQNRLYLVQGQPGVGKTTFALQFLTEGARRGEKGMYITLSESEEEIRSVADTHGWDLAGVTLQELSAQEAALDPSSQNTLFYPSEVELGETMRKVLAEIDRVRPARLVVDSLSELRMLAQSPLRFRRQILALKQYLAARQCTVLFVEDMSMDAGDLQLQSLAHGVVTLEQRPPVYGADRRRLRVVKLRGSPFIGGFHDLRIETGGLRVFPRLTAADYPHLKSEEMISSGNAEIDTLMGGGLEFGTSTLILGPAGTGKSALASLYAHSAARSGHKSIFFLFEEGLGTFFSRARALGVDLLPLTEEGIVAVRHVDPAELMPGELVEQVRDAVESSGVRMVVIDSVGGYLAAMLDENFLVSQMHEFLNYLRRRGVVVILVMAQHGFLGPGMATPVDVSYLADNVVLLRYFEAGGQLHKAVSVVKKRAGMHERAIREYRIDAGGIRAGEPLAEFSGLMTGTPRFIGRKETLLRGADRPPENEDDGPSEHEDAPKYGGR